The genomic region CTCGATGGGGCAGGAGGCCGAGGCGGCCGCCCGCATCGCGGCGTTCCGCCCCTACCAGGTCAACGCGGCGCTGATGGCGCGTGCGGGGAGCGACGCGATCTTCATGCATTGCCTCCCCGCCCATCGCGGCGACGAGGTCACCGACGAGGTCGCGGACTCGCCGCAGTCGGTCATCTTCGAGGAGGCCGAGAACCGGCTCCACGCCCAGAAGGCGGTGCTGCTGGCGGTGATGGGGGGAGGCTAGAGGCCTTTCATCGCGGTGTGGACGCAGACCACCCCGCCGGTGAGGGGTTTCCACCCGGCGGCCGCGAACCCCGATTCCCGGAGCAGTCCCGCGAGGGCGGGGGGCTCCGGGAAGTCCCCGATCGTCCGCGCGAGATACCGGTAGGGGCCCTCGTGCCCCGCGGTCGCGTCCCCGATCCGGGGGAGGACGCCGTTCAGGTAAAGACGATAGAGCCGGCCGAAAACCGGTCCGGTCGGGGTGCTGAACTCCAGGATCACGAGGCGTCCTCCGGGCTTGAGCACCCGGAGGATTTCCCGGAACCCCCGGCTCCGGTCGGCGAAATTCCGGACTCCGAAGCCCACCGTCACCGCGTCGAACGAATCGTCCGCGAAGGGAAGGCGAAGCCCGTCCCCCTCCACCAGACTGCAGCGGTCGGCGACCCCTTTCCGGCGGAACTTCGGGGCCGCTCGGGAGAGCATGGGGTGGGCGAAGTCGCAACAGACGACCCAGGCGGCGGGTTCCGCGCGGGCGGCCGCG from Candidatus Polarisedimenticolaceae bacterium harbors:
- the ubiE gene encoding bifunctional demethylmenaquinone methyltransferase/2-methoxy-6-polyprenyl-1,4-benzoquinol methylase UbiE: MLPSPERRDPRRVRAMFGAIAKTYDLLNRLLSLGFDVRWRRLAVREVAMGEPGRILDLCGGTGDLTVAAARAEPAAWVVCCDFAHPMLSRAAPKFRRKGVADRCSLVEGDGLRLPFADDSFDAVTVGFGVRNFADRSRGFREILRVLKPGGRLVILEFSTPTGPVFGRLYRLYLNGVLPRIGDATAGHEGPYRYLARTIGDFPEPPALAGLLRESGFAAAGWKPLTGGVVCVHTAMKGL